The genome window AACTCCTTAATTTATAATTAAAGAATTCTTTTTTATACAACAAATCTATACAATCAATCTTATAAAACATAAATTTATAAATATTAATCTTGTATTTTAGTTCTTTATTTAAACTCAATTACAGTATCCTTCCCACCTTCAACACTATTTCCTACATTATATGTATTCATATTGTACTCTGAATGATTAGTTATTGTAACTGGAGTAATAAGTGATATACCCTTTGATTCAATCAAAGAACGGTCAATTTTTAATATTGGTGTTCCTTCTTTCACTTGTTCTCCCACACTTACCAATGCCTCAAAACCTTCACCTTTTAAATTTACAGTATCTAAACCAACATGAATAAGAAGCTCCATTCCATTTTCTAATTCTATTACAAATGCATGTTTAGTCTCTGCTATCACTGCTATCTTTCCATTGATTGGAGCATAGAAAATATCTCCTGTAGAATCTATAGCTACACCCTCTCCCATAAGTTTTTGAGAAAACACAGCATCTGGTATCTTAGATAACTCTATTACTTTTCCTGATATGGGTGATTTTATTGATTTTTTTTTAAACATTTTGAACATAAAATATACTCTCCTTTTTTACTTTTAACCATTATTAGCTGTTTTTAGCTTCTCACCTAGACTTCCTCCTGGATGATATTTATAAAAATCACCTGAATCAAAGTTACTATTCTTAGATAATGCACATGCAATAGAA of Clostridioides sp. ES-S-0054-01 contains these proteins:
- a CDS encoding PTS glucose transporter subunit IIA; protein product: MFKMFKKKSIKSPISGKVIELSKIPDAVFSQKLMGEGVAIDSTGDIFYAPINGKIAVIAETKHAFVIELENGMELLIHVGLDTVNLKGEGFEALVSVGEQVKEGTPILKIDRSLIESKGISLITPVTITNHSEYNMNTYNVGNSVEGGKDTVIEFK